The following coding sequences lie in one Kamptonema formosum PCC 6407 genomic window:
- a CDS encoding DUF1565 domain-containing protein, with protein sequence MATLYVNPGTGSDSASGSQSAPFKTISRALQQAPSGTIIQLAAGTYSAASGEAFPLQIPAGVKVIGSETNKGSTVLIQGSGKFVSPTAAGQNVTVLLAEGAELRGATVTNGDTRGTGVWIESVAATVANCTLSKSKREGVFATGSAKPAIFDSVFTENVGNGLAMAGSAKGEIRRNKFQNTGYGIAIQDNAAPLIAENQILENRSGIVLSGDSRPILRKNRIEKNIQDGLTVTVKSLPDIGTGQDAGGNIWQDNGQFDLQNATSFKILSVGNQLTATRVKGLVEFSGTATPTPTPTPTPTPTPTPTPTPTPTPTPTPTPGGGQFSDISGHWGKEFIERLAAKGIVSGFPGGTFKPNDSLTRAQYAALLAKAFELNPRRAGTTFKDVAADFWGKEAIDKANKGGFVAGFPDGTFRPNQNLTRTEAIVSLVNGLQLTGGNLNAVSVYGDRAQIPSYAIDEVATATERKIVVNYPNRNQLSPMREINRAEICALIYQALVAIGRADAINSPYIV encoded by the coding sequence ATGGCAACACTTTACGTCAATCCGGGTACAGGCAGCGATTCAGCCTCCGGCAGCCAATCGGCTCCATTTAAAACAATCAGCCGCGCTCTACAGCAAGCTCCATCGGGAACCATAATTCAGCTAGCAGCGGGAACTTACAGCGCTGCTTCCGGCGAAGCCTTCCCCCTACAAATTCCTGCCGGAGTGAAAGTCATAGGCAGCGAAACCAACAAAGGCAGCACCGTTCTGATTCAAGGTAGCGGCAAATTTGTCAGTCCCACCGCAGCGGGTCAAAACGTTACAGTCTTGCTGGCAGAAGGTGCGGAACTGCGCGGTGCAACTGTCACCAATGGCGATACTAGAGGTACAGGAGTTTGGATAGAATCAGTAGCCGCCACAGTCGCTAACTGCACTCTCTCCAAATCCAAGCGAGAAGGCGTATTTGCCACTGGTAGCGCCAAGCCAGCAATTTTCGACAGCGTGTTTACCGAAAATGTCGGTAACGGTTTGGCAATGGCAGGTAGCGCTAAAGGGGAAATTCGCCGCAACAAGTTTCAAAACACAGGTTACGGTATTGCCATCCAAGATAATGCAGCACCTCTAATTGCAGAGAACCAAATTTTGGAAAATCGCTCAGGAATTGTCCTTTCTGGCGATTCGCGACCGATTTTGCGTAAAAATCGGATTGAGAAAAATATACAAGACGGTCTGACGGTGACAGTTAAATCACTGCCAGATATCGGCACTGGTCAAGATGCTGGCGGTAATATCTGGCAAGATAATGGTCAATTTGACTTACAAAATGCTACTTCCTTTAAGATCCTTTCTGTAGGAAACCAGCTAACTGCAACGCGGGTTAAGGGTTTAGTGGAGTTTAGCGGTACAGCTACTCCCACGCCAACGCCAACTCCCACGCCAACGCCAACTCCAACTCCAACACCTACACCAACTCCAACACCTACACCTACACCTACGCCTGGGGGTGGACAGTTTAGCGATATTAGCGGACATTGGGGAAAAGAGTTTATTGAACGATTGGCAGCCAAGGGTATTGTCAGTGGGTTTCCTGGCGGGACATTTAAGCCTAACGATAGTTTAACTCGCGCTCAATATGCAGCTTTGTTAGCTAAGGCGTTTGAACTTAATCCCAGACGCGCTGGTACGACTTTTAAGGATGTGGCGGCGGATTTTTGGGGTAAGGAAGCGATCGATAAGGCAAACAAAGGAGGATTTGTAGCGGGATTTCCAGATGGGACATTCCGACCAAATCAAAATTTAACTCGTACTGAGGCGATCGTGTCTTTGGTAAATGGCTTACAGTTGACGGGTGGGAATCTAAATGCTGTGAGTGTATATGGCGATCGCGCTCAAATTCCCAGCTACGCCATTGACGAAGTAGCAACGGCAACTGAACGTAAGATTGTAGTCAACTACCCCAACCGCAATCAACTCTCACCCATGCGGGAAATTAACCGTGCTGAAATCTGCGCTCTAATCTATCAAGCCTTGGTAGCCATAGGTCGCGCCGATGCGATTAATTCTCCTTATATAGTCTAG
- a CDS encoding MogA/MoaB family molybdenum cofactor biosynthesis protein translates to MTVLPHPDSSKISVNCAAITVSDTRSQETDKSGQLIKQLLLDAGHAVGFYTLVKDEPEQIISQVRSLCQRSDLDALIFNGGTGIAPRDTTYDAIEGLLEKTLPGFGELFRWLSYQEIGSRAIASRATAGVYRGKLVFSLPGSSNAVQLAVEKLILPELVHLVGQLRSEKH, encoded by the coding sequence ATGACAGTACTTCCTCACCCTGATAGTTCTAAAATAAGTGTGAATTGTGCTGCGATTACTGTCAGCGACACGCGATCGCAGGAAACGGATAAGAGCGGTCAATTAATTAAACAATTACTTTTAGATGCTGGTCATGCAGTCGGGTTTTACACTCTGGTTAAAGACGAACCCGAACAAATTATATCCCAGGTGCGATCGCTCTGCCAGCGCTCGGACTTGGATGCGCTAATTTTCAACGGGGGTACTGGGATTGCGCCGCGAGATACTACTTACGATGCGATCGAGGGTTTGCTAGAAAAGACTTTACCAGGCTTTGGAGAGTTGTTTCGCTGGCTGAGTTATCAGGAAATAGGATCGAGAGCGATCGCATCTCGCGCTACGGCTGGGGTTTATCGAGGGAAGTTGGTTTTTTCTCTTCCCGGTTCTAGCAATGCGGTACAACTGGCTGTCGAAAAGCTGATTTTACCAGAGTTAGTCCACTTGGTTGGACAGTTGCGCTCTGAAAAACACTAA
- a CDS encoding AbrB family transcriptional regulator: MVETATAPLTGKALLQKIKGSDLPRRELAKLCGYYTVSKGGDTRINLAEFYDSVLAAKGIELEKSKADGRGREASYRASVHKNGSIVIGANYTKEMGLKPGDEFEIKLGYKHIRLIQIDADLTDIGGDDEGDEEDGEE, translated from the coding sequence ATGGTAGAAACAGCTACAGCACCTTTAACAGGAAAAGCTCTGCTTCAAAAAATCAAAGGCAGCGATTTACCACGCCGAGAACTAGCCAAACTCTGCGGCTACTACACAGTCAGCAAAGGCGGCGATACTCGCATCAACTTAGCAGAGTTTTACGACTCTGTACTAGCTGCTAAAGGTATTGAGCTAGAGAAAAGCAAAGCTGATGGTCGCGGCCGAGAAGCTAGTTATCGAGCAAGCGTTCACAAAAATGGCTCAATTGTTATTGGGGCCAATTATACGAAAGAGATGGGCTTAAAGCCAGGGGACGAGTTTGAGATCAAATTGGGCTACAAGCACATCCGCTTGATTCAGATTGATGCTGACCTGACTGACATTGGAGGTGATGACGAGGGCGATGAAGAAGATGGAGAAGAATAA
- a CDS encoding DUF2290 domain-containing protein, with amino-acid sequence MANYRDIHKQIATITRKLISVGLSVRQKEPEIYEEDEIYADIIAKNILPVPIRFDYDPDNHIDIDHPKCHLTLGQFKNCRIPVCSPVTPNAFISFILRNFYNTAFTKFTDQFDFSSVLFDETITTAEKKLLHFAIY; translated from the coding sequence ATGGCTAATTATCGAGATATTCATAAACAGATCGCCACCATTACTCGAAAGCTAATTTCAGTAGGTTTATCAGTCAGACAAAAAGAACCTGAAATTTATGAAGAGGATGAGATATATGCAGACATAATAGCTAAGAATATATTGCCAGTGCCAATCAGATTTGACTACGATCCAGATAATCATATAGATATAGATCATCCCAAGTGTCATTTAACTTTGGGGCAGTTTAAAAACTGTAGAATTCCTGTTTGTTCTCCAGTTACACCGAATGCCTTTATCTCCTTTATTCTTCGTAATTTTTATAATACGGCTTTTACCAAGTTTACGGATCAATTTGACTTTTCAAGTGTTCTATTTGATGAAACCATAACCACTGCGGAGAAGAAATTACTACACTTCGCCATTTACTGA
- a CDS encoding regulatory protein RecX yields MNCLDYFYFLLGRKDYSVSELNKKGHDKGFEAGDILDAIAELQNLGYQSDSRLVASLIRSYSGKYGKSVVKRKCREKGIDGDLFEEVWAQQYPETENTEDEKLELLKAKVMRKYKIDDWSKVDPKTKGKVLNYLQYRGFNAFELWQQWQREAEEEN; encoded by the coding sequence ATGAACTGTCTGGACTATTTCTATTTTCTGTTGGGTCGCAAGGACTACAGCGTCTCTGAACTTAACAAAAAGGGGCACGATAAGGGGTTTGAGGCGGGTGATATTCTCGATGCGATCGCTGAACTTCAAAATCTTGGCTATCAGTCTGACTCACGCTTGGTTGCTAGCCTAATTAGATCGTATAGCGGTAAGTATGGTAAATCTGTAGTCAAGCGCAAGTGTAGAGAAAAAGGAATTGATGGGGATTTATTTGAAGAAGTCTGGGCCCAACAATACCCTGAAACAGAGAACACAGAGGACGAAAAACTCGAGCTACTCAAAGCCAAGGTAATGCGGAAATATAAGATCGATGACTGGAGTAAAGTTGACCCGAAAACGAAGGGAAAGGTCTTGAATTACTTGCAGTATAGGGGGTTTAATGCTTTTGAGCTTTGGCAGCAGTGGCAGAGAGAAGCAGAAGAGGAAAATTAA
- a CDS encoding GNAT family N-acetyltransferase, whose translation MNPFLSQNQNQVVIRPFQYRDIDAIEQLYVQTTDLEENKVATSDLGFSRKLQQIRRWCWLLKFLSLFPNPCQYLFRAHVAEESGQVRGVVQVSPFNRTRSTWRIDRAFVDAEARSKGIGSLLLRYCFESIWEARTWLLEVNVNDKTTLALYRQNGFQPLAQMTYWAIAQERLQQLAEATPDLPNLLPVSNADAQLLYQLDTASMPPLVRQVFDRHIQDFKSSFLRALVEGVRQWAERTEVVSGYVFEPQRKAAIGYFQVQLSRDGDRPHVAQLTVHPAYTWLYPELLSQMARLAQDFPAQTLHLASADYQPEREAYLEQVGANRIENTLLMSRSVWHKLRESKSVSLEGLQLSEVLQSFQPARKPVPSRMSWLGPMEEQPNGTPGVQSDSKPKLLEGLGGQPNAASEIPAPDAKTISPLKSDVSPNLPNLNQLGVNDRTTFS comes from the coding sequence ATGAATCCATTCCTGTCGCAAAACCAAAATCAAGTTGTCATCCGCCCCTTTCAATACCGGGACATAGATGCAATTGAGCAGTTGTACGTCCAGACAACAGATTTAGAAGAGAATAAAGTTGCCACTAGCGATCTAGGGTTCAGCAGAAAGTTACAGCAGATTCGTCGCTGGTGTTGGCTGCTAAAATTTTTGAGCCTGTTCCCCAATCCTTGTCAGTACCTTTTCCGCGCCCACGTTGCCGAAGAAAGCGGTCAAGTTAGAGGCGTGGTTCAGGTTTCCCCCTTCAACCGTACCCGCAGCACTTGGCGAATTGATAGAGCATTCGTGGATGCAGAAGCTAGAAGCAAAGGTATCGGCTCGTTACTACTGCGCTATTGCTTTGAAAGCATTTGGGAAGCCCGCACTTGGCTGCTAGAGGTGAATGTTAATGACAAAACCACTCTGGCACTTTATCGGCAGAATGGCTTTCAACCTCTGGCTCAAATGACTTATTGGGCGATCGCGCAAGAGCGGCTTCAACAATTAGCCGAAGCGACACCAGATTTACCCAACCTCTTACCCGTCAGTAACGCTGATGCCCAGTTACTCTATCAATTAGATACTGCATCAATGCCACCATTGGTGCGCCAAGTCTTCGATCGCCACATCCAAGACTTCAAATCCAGCTTTTTGAGAGCTTTAGTTGAAGGAGTTAGACAGTGGGCCGAACGCACTGAGGTAGTGAGCGGTTACGTCTTTGAACCCCAACGGAAAGCCGCGATCGGCTATTTTCAGGTGCAATTGTCCCGTGATGGCGATCGCCCCCACGTCGCCCAGTTGACAGTCCACCCAGCCTATACCTGGCTTTACCCAGAGCTACTTTCCCAAATGGCCCGTCTCGCCCAGGATTTTCCAGCTCAAACCCTACACCTCGCCTCCGCCGACTATCAGCCGGAACGCGAAGCCTATTTAGAACAAGTAGGAGCCAACCGCATCGAAAACACCTTGCTAATGTCCCGCTCAGTTTGGCATAAGCTGCGAGAATCTAAGTCAGTTTCTCTAGAAGGACTCCAGCTATCAGAAGTGCTGCAAAGCTTCCAGCCAGCTCGCAAACCCGTACCGAGTCGAATGTCCTGGTTAGGCCCGATGGAAGAACAACCCAATGGGACACCAGGAGTTCAATCAGATAGCAAGCCAAAATTGTTAGAAGGCTTAGGCGGCCAACCCAATGCAGCATCGGAAATCCCAGCACCTGATGCTAAAACCATTTCGCCGCTAAAATCAGATGTTTCTCCTAATCTTCCTAATCTTAATCAGTTGGGAGTCAACGATAGAACGACATTTTCCTAG
- the psb28 gene encoding photosystem II reaction center protein Psb28, with amino-acid sequence MAKIQFSRGIDEDVIPDVRLTRSKTGNQGTATFTFENPKALSNSSTEEITGMYMIDEEGEITTREVKAKFINGQPASLEALYLMKSVEDWDRFMRFMERYSEEHGLGFSKA; translated from the coding sequence ATGGCTAAAATTCAATTTTCCAGGGGTATTGACGAAGATGTAATCCCAGATGTGCGCCTCACTCGTTCTAAAACAGGCAATCAGGGTACTGCTACCTTTACCTTTGAAAATCCCAAAGCTCTTAGTAACAGCAGTACAGAAGAAATTACTGGGATGTATATGATTGATGAAGAAGGCGAAATTACGACGCGGGAAGTTAAAGCTAAATTCATCAATGGTCAGCCGGCATCTCTGGAAGCACTATACTTGATGAAATCTGTAGAAGATTGGGATCGATTTATGCGTTTCATGGAACGCTATTCGGAAGAACACGGCTTAGGATTCAGCAAGGCGTAA
- a CDS encoding WecB/TagA/CpsF family glycosyltransferase — protein MDYELPQFPVLGQPVHLLDDYPGWLMSRSHRGLGSHVVTLNAEMAMLAERNQNLARAIASSELVIPDGAGVVLYLRLKGKTIKRCPGIELAESLLRQVGQMGSNEPVFFYGGSPGVAIAAAERWQQRVNGLAIASQHGYLSETEETELETSLKELQPKLIFVGLGVPRQEFWIAKNRHLCPQAIWVGVGGSFDIWAGVKTRAPAFFCDNHLEWLYRLYQEPWRWRRMLALPHFALKAVFKS, from the coding sequence ATGGATTACGAGCTCCCACAATTTCCAGTGCTGGGGCAACCCGTTCACCTTTTAGACGATTACCCAGGCTGGTTGATGTCGCGATCGCATCGGGGCCTCGGCAGTCATGTCGTGACGCTGAATGCTGAAATGGCAATGCTAGCAGAGCGCAACCAAAACCTAGCTAGAGCGATCGCTTCATCAGAACTTGTAATTCCCGATGGAGCAGGCGTTGTCCTCTACTTGCGACTCAAAGGCAAAACCATCAAGCGATGTCCGGGGATAGAGTTAGCAGAATCACTGCTGCGTCAAGTCGGACAAATGGGTTCCAATGAACCTGTATTTTTCTATGGGGGTTCTCCAGGGGTCGCGATCGCAGCAGCAGAGCGTTGGCAACAGCGAGTCAATGGATTAGCGATCGCATCTCAGCACGGCTATCTTTCGGAAACAGAAGAAACAGAGTTAGAAACTTCTCTCAAAGAGTTACAACCAAAGCTCATTTTTGTGGGTTTAGGAGTGCCTCGTCAAGAGTTTTGGATTGCCAAAAATCGTCATCTGTGTCCCCAAGCCATTTGGGTTGGAGTCGGCGGTAGCTTTGATATTTGGGCAGGAGTTAAAACCCGCGCTCCTGCCTTTTTCTGTGACAATCATTTGGAATGGTTATATCGGCTTTATCAAGAACCTTGGAGATGGCGGCGGATGTTAGCTTTGCCACATTTTGCCTTAAAAGCTGTTTTCAAAAGTTAG
- a CDS encoding DEAD/DEAH box helicase produces MLNIVRGDVKNKPESSRRLADYFESRRDDIDGSLYLGYPIIGTSQGGYQIDALLVSRKHGIIIFNIVEGTKTDINLEEVQDESVNKIQAKLLQHSSLTNKRNLMVEIGVITYAPAWSHKPNDVSEEYIVAINDCDLKEFIHFQKWENSDYFEKLTSVIQAITSIRKRKQRNYVKKEDSKGAKLSKLEDSIANLDRNQSAAVLETVEGVQRIRGLAGSGKTIVLALKVAYLHAKNPDWNIAVTFNTRSLKGQFQQLINTFTIEHTNEEPDWDKVKIIHAWGSPNAEGIYYEVCKKHNIEYRDFREAKNLPNGSGQEFDTVCKEAIGKIKKFTQYYDAILIDEAQDFSQHFLRICYEILKEPKRLVYAYDELQSLNNKIMESPNAIFGKDINGTPRVQLQNLPKKPKEDIILEKCYRNSRPILATAHALGFGIYRDQGLVQMFDYSGLWRDIGYNVEQGTLEDGKSVTLARTDETSPKFLESHSPIDDLITFKSFNNNKEQMEWLVSQIETNLKEDELKHDDIMVIHTNPLTTRDAVREPRTLLFERGINSNLAGITTSPDEFFSEEAIIFTGINRAKGNEAAMIYVIDAHLCFSGSDLARKRNILFTAMTRSKAWLRVLGYGEDMRRLEAEYNQVKQENFALKFTYPTEKERQEMNLVNRDMSPKERDRIFKNKKDLRELLEALNKGEIYKEDIPQEILDGLKEKLF; encoded by the coding sequence ATGCTTAATATTGTCAGAGGCGATGTAAAAAATAAACCTGAGTCTTCCAGAAGACTCGCTGATTACTTTGAGAGTAGAAGAGATGACATTGATGGAAGTTTATATTTAGGATATCCAATAATAGGTACATCTCAAGGAGGTTATCAAATTGATGCTCTTCTTGTCTCTAGGAAACATGGCATTATTATTTTTAACATTGTCGAGGGTACTAAAACTGATATTAATTTGGAAGAAGTACAGGATGAGAGCGTCAACAAAATTCAGGCGAAATTGCTCCAACATAGCTCTCTTACCAATAAGAGAAATCTAATGGTTGAGATTGGCGTTATAACTTACGCACCCGCTTGGAGTCATAAACCAAACGATGTTTCAGAGGAGTATATAGTCGCTATTAATGATTGTGATTTGAAAGAATTTATTCACTTTCAAAAGTGGGAAAATAGTGATTATTTTGAAAAACTAACTTCAGTAATACAAGCCATAACATCCATAAGAAAAAGAAAGCAGCGGAACTATGTCAAGAAAGAAGACTCTAAGGGAGCGAAACTTAGTAAATTAGAGGATTCGATTGCTAATTTAGATAGAAATCAAAGTGCCGCTGTACTTGAAACGGTCGAAGGTGTACAAAGAATTAGAGGACTTGCCGGTTCAGGAAAGACTATAGTTTTAGCCTTGAAAGTTGCTTACTTGCACGCAAAAAATCCTGATTGGAATATTGCTGTAACTTTTAATACCCGCTCACTGAAAGGTCAGTTCCAGCAACTTATTAACACTTTTACTATTGAACATACAAATGAAGAACCGGATTGGGATAAAGTTAAAATAATTCACGCTTGGGGCAGTCCAAATGCAGAGGGAATTTATTATGAAGTTTGCAAGAAACATAATATTGAATATAGAGACTTTCGTGAAGCAAAAAATCTTCCAAATGGTTCTGGTCAAGAATTTGATACAGTTTGTAAAGAAGCAATTGGTAAAATAAAGAAGTTTACCCAATACTATGATGCTATTTTGATTGATGAAGCACAGGATTTTTCCCAACATTTTTTGCGGATTTGTTATGAGATATTGAAAGAACCGAAGAGATTAGTTTATGCTTATGATGAACTACAAAGCCTCAATAATAAGATTATGGAATCTCCAAATGCTATTTTTGGAAAGGATATTAATGGTACACCTCGTGTTCAACTCCAAAACTTACCAAAAAAACCAAAAGAAGATATTATATTAGAAAAATGTTATAGAAACTCTCGCCCAATTTTGGCGACTGCACACGCCCTTGGATTTGGGATTTATCGAGATCAAGGATTAGTCCAGATGTTTGATTATTCTGGATTATGGAGAGATATTGGCTACAACGTTGAGCAAGGAACTTTAGAAGATGGGAAGTCTGTAACGCTTGCTAGAACTGATGAGACAAGTCCTAAGTTTCTCGAATCTCACTCACCTATTGATGACTTAATTACCTTCAAGTCATTCAACAATAATAAAGAACAAATGGAATGGTTAGTCAGTCAAATAGAAACCAACCTAAAAGAAGATGAATTGAAACATGATGACATCATGGTTATACATACTAATCCACTTACCACTAGAGATGCTGTCAGAGAACCTAGAACTCTACTATTTGAGAGAGGAATCAATTCTAACCTAGCGGGGATAACAACTTCCCCGGATGAATTCTTCAGTGAAGAAGCTATTATCTTTACTGGCATCAATAGGGCAAAGGGAAATGAAGCCGCAATGATTTACGTTATAGATGCACACCTTTGTTTCTCAGGTTCTGATCTAGCTAGAAAAAGAAATATTCTATTTACTGCTATGACAAGAAGCAAAGCTTGGCTAAGAGTATTAGGCTATGGTGAAGATATGAGAAGACTGGAAGCTGAATATAATCAAGTTAAGCAAGAAAACTTTGCTCTTAAGTTTACCTATCCTACTGAAAAAGAACGGCAAGAAATGAATCTTGTGAATAGAGATATGAGTCCAAAGGAACGGGATCGGATATTTAAAAACAAAAAAGATTTAAGAGAGCTTCTTGAAGCTCTTAACAAAGGAGAGATTTACAAAGAAGATATACCCCAAGAAATACTAGATGGGCTAAAAGAAAAACTTTTTTAA
- a CDS encoding sensor histidine kinase — MNSYFLPTISEILAEDGVKNDITSSDAIALYENSDYSHSGVRIALRLRAQQEWYAAIAALNQLLEQERAAGNEGEKFSSISSPSSSSSLSSPSSPSSPSSPSSLSPIPTQSHQGLILSGPSSVLTDPALVKNFAAWIFTSNPQEANTYLSSQALPLLPAPEGTISVPPTTPALPLCNGDPLANEQFCLVLTAKFSLVMVLGENALGNPAFLFSFDPAVVMQAWAILQLRVKDSEELLASFPEGANFTLSKSVSSSAKSMVLLFEQFTPIAPDYKIVMQFSRLLLQNLPLEETGYRQQEKARKSADLGTLLPNPKSKTPNPKSQEVELLQAIAHEVRTPLATIRTLTRLLLKRPNLDPVVVKRLEMIDSECTAQIDRFGLIFRAVELEMSQAKQSSVQLTAISLTQVFQSNLPRWQKQACQRNHTLEVILPQNLPTVLSDQTMLDQVLTGLIEDFTRTLPAGSHIQVGVMLAGNQLKLQLESQLQPGTKNESAFKQTPNGPLKSIGPLLMFQPETGSLSLSLSVTKNLFRAAGGKLVVRQRPQKGEVMTIFLPLQ; from the coding sequence GTGAACAGTTACTTTTTACCGACCATTAGCGAGATTTTAGCCGAAGATGGGGTTAAAAATGACATCACCTCTTCAGATGCGATCGCGCTGTATGAAAATTCAGACTATTCGCACTCTGGGGTTCGCATCGCTCTCCGACTCAGAGCTCAGCAGGAGTGGTACGCTGCGATCGCCGCTCTTAATCAACTATTAGAACAGGAAAGGGCCGCAGGAAATGAGGGAGAGAAATTTTCCTCTATATCTTCCCCATCTTCCTCATCCTCCCTATCTTCCCCATCTTCCCCATCTTCCCCATCCTCCCCATCTTCCCTATCCCCAATCCCTACCCAATCCCATCAAGGATTAATCTTGTCTGGCCCTTCCTCGGTGTTGACTGACCCTGCATTAGTGAAAAACTTTGCAGCTTGGATTTTTACCAGTAACCCGCAGGAAGCTAACACTTACTTATCTTCGCAAGCTTTACCTCTACTACCAGCACCAGAAGGGACAATATCAGTTCCTCCTACAACACCAGCACTACCTCTTTGTAACGGCGATCCTTTAGCCAACGAGCAGTTTTGTTTGGTGTTAACAGCTAAATTCAGTCTGGTAATGGTATTAGGGGAAAATGCTTTAGGAAATCCCGCCTTTCTATTTTCCTTCGATCCAGCAGTCGTGATGCAAGCTTGGGCCATCTTGCAGCTACGAGTCAAGGATAGCGAGGAATTACTAGCAAGTTTTCCTGAAGGTGCAAACTTTACTTTGAGTAAGTCAGTATCGAGTAGTGCTAAATCGATGGTACTTTTGTTTGAGCAGTTTACTCCGATCGCACCTGACTACAAAATTGTAATGCAGTTTAGCCGCCTGCTATTGCAGAATTTGCCCTTAGAAGAAACTGGATACCGCCAACAGGAGAAAGCAAGAAAAAGTGCAGATTTGGGAACATTATTGCCAAATCCCAAATCTAAAACCCCAAACCCCAAATCCCAAGAGGTAGAACTGCTACAAGCGATCGCTCATGAAGTTCGCACTCCTTTAGCAACAATCCGCACCCTGACTAGGCTACTACTGAAACGTCCCAATCTCGATCCAGTAGTAGTTAAGCGATTAGAAATGATTGACTCCGAATGTACTGCCCAAATTGACCGCTTTGGTTTAATTTTTAGGGCCGTAGAATTGGAAATGTCCCAGGCTAAGCAATCTTCAGTTCAACTAACCGCAATTTCCCTGACTCAAGTCTTTCAAAGTAATCTTCCTCGCTGGCAAAAACAAGCTTGTCAGCGCAATCACACTCTAGAGGTAATTCTGCCACAGAATTTACCAACAGTACTCAGCGATCAGACAATGTTGGATCAGGTTTTAACTGGTTTAATTGAAGATTTTACTCGCACTCTACCAGCAGGAAGTCACATTCAAGTTGGAGTGATGTTGGCGGGAAATCAATTAAAATTACAGTTGGAATCTCAACTACAACCTGGAACTAAAAATGAATCGGCTTTTAAACAAACTCCTAATGGGCCGCTCAAATCTATTGGGCCGCTGTTGATGTTTCAGCCGGAAACTGGTAGTTTGAGTCTGAGTTTGAGCGTGACGAAGAATTTATTTAGAGCTGCTGGGGGGAAATTGGTGGTGCGACAACGACCGCAGAAGGGGGAAGTGATGACAATTTTCCTGCCACTGCAATAG